Part of the Deltaproteobacteria bacterium genome is shown below.
CTGACGCACGACGTGAGCGTGCTCCTCCCCCTCCTGCTCGCGGTCACCATCGCGCACGCCACGACCGTGCTCGCGCTCCGGCGCTCCATCCTGACCGAGAAGGTGGCGCGGCGCGGCTACCACCTGACCCGCGAGTACGCGGTCGACCCGCTCGAGATCCTCTTCGTGCGCGAGGTGATGCGGCCCGGCGTCGCCGTGCTGCCCGCGGAGCTGCCGCTCGCGGGGCTCGAGCGCTGGCTCGAGGCCGACGGGCGCACGCGGCGGGAGCGCCTCTACCCGGTGGTCGACGCCGAGCGCCGTTTGCTCGGCGTGGTGCGCTGGGGCGACCTCCCGGAGCTCCTGCGCGAGCAAGGCGCCGCGGCCGGCCGCCTCCTCGCCGAGGTGGTGCGCCGCGAGGCGGTGGTCGCCCACCCCGACGACCCGCTGCGCGTGGTCGCCTACCGGATGGCCGAGACCGGGCTCACGCGCTTCCCGGTGGTCGAGCGGGGCGAGGGACGGCGGCTGGTCGGCATCATCGCGTTACGCGATCTCCTCGAAGCGCGGATGCGGATCCTGGAGGCCGAGCACCGGCGCGAGCGCGTGCTGCCCCTGCGTCTGGTCTTCCCCTGGAGCAAGCGCCGGCGGCCGAGCGATGCCGCCGCGTGAGACCGCGCGCCGCCCCAGGGGTGTGGCGAAGCGCCCCGCCCGGCCGCGCGCGGGCCCGTCTTCTCGGCGCCGCGTGCCTGACTCCGCCCGGAACGGCCCATGCAAGCGGCCCGGTCGTGATGCCCGCCCCGGCCCCCGGCGCCCCGCCCCGCCGCCAGCCGCTCGTATTGCTCGCCGAGGACGACGCCGAGTTCCGCCACCTGCTCGCCACGGTGCTGGCGGAGGAAGGCTACGAGGTGGTCGAGGCCGGGGATGGGCTCGCCCTCCTCGCCTCCATTGAGGACACCCTGACCGTCCGGCGCGAGCGCCCCGAGGCTTTCCTGGTGGTGACCGACGTCCGCATGCCGGGCCTCACCGGCCTCGACGTCCTCGCCATCCTGCGCTGCGCGAACCGGGTCACCCCCGTCATCCTGATCACCGCCTTCGGCGACGAGGCGACGCACGCCGAGGGGCGCGAGCTGGGCGCGGTGGCCGTGTTCGACAAGCCCTTCAACGTCGACGCGCTGAGGGCCACGGTGCTGGAGACGATCCCACCGCGGTGAGCGCGGCGGGGCCCTCCGCCCGCCAACTCTTGATGAATGGCCGCGAGCCAGGCACGACACTGGCGTGGAGGACTTCCTCGCCCGCTACGGCCTGCTCGCCGTCTTCGCGGCGGCCGCCATCGAGGGCGACGCCAGCGTGGTGCTGGCCGGCGTCGTGGCCCACCTGGGCTTCTTCTCGCTGCCGCGCGCGGTGCAGGCGGCCTCGCTCGGCGGCCTGGTCGGCGACTCGGCGTGGTACGCGCTCGGGCGGCTGAACGCCGCGGCCGTGCGCCAGAGCCGCCTCTATCTCCGCGCCGCGCCCCTCATCGAGCGGCTGGTCGCGCGCCTCGGCGCGCGCGAGATCGTCATCTCCCGGTTCGTCTACGGCACGCGCATCGCGAGCATGTTCTACTGGGGGGTGCACGGGCTGCCATACGGGCGCTTCGCGCTCTTCGACCTCGTCGGCTGCGTGCTCTCGGCGAGCGCGCTCGCCGGCCTGGGCTTCGTCCTCAGCACGAGCGCCGTGGCGCTGGTCGGCCGGGTCAGGCGGGCCGAGCTCTGGCTGCTCGCCG
Proteins encoded:
- a CDS encoding response regulator, which codes for MLAEDDAEFRHLLATVLAEEGYEVVEAGDGLALLASIEDTLTVRRERPEAFLVVTDVRMPGLTGLDVLAILRCANRVTPVILITAFGDEATHAEGRELGAVAVFDKPFNVDALRATVLETIPPR